Within Triticum dicoccoides isolate Atlit2015 ecotype Zavitan chromosome 1B, WEW_v2.0, whole genome shotgun sequence, the genomic segment TTTGCACCATTATTACAATACAACCATGATGGTTTTTAATTTACCCTagtaaattaattatctctggttCATCCATGTAGGTAAACGATGACCGCAAAAGAATTTGAGGAGCTTGCCCTCAATGGCCACAACTACCCTACATGGGCCATGGACGTCAAGATCAGTCTTGCTTCCCGTGGGATAGCGCGTGCAATCCAGGACCCGGAGACTCCTCTACCGGCCGGAACCACGCCGCTGACAGAACAACAAAACTATGCAAGTTTATACATCATAAGGCATCATATTCACCCAGATCTTAAGTCTGAATACTTAGAGGAGGAATCTCCCAGTACTCTGTTTCTAGCCCTCAAAACAAGATATGAACAGCAGAAGGCAGTTGTCCTGCCAGAAGCACTCCATGATTGGACTCACCTTCGTCTTCAGGATTTCAAGTCCATCGGTGAGTGCAACCACAAGGTTCATAAGATAAGTTCCAAACTGCGCTTTTGCGGGAAGGAACCTACTGACGCGGAGAAGATAGAGAAAACTTTATCTACTATGCTCCCTTCAGACAGGATCCTCCAGCAGCAATACGGTGCTCGCAACTATACTGTCTATTTCGAGCTTATTCATATGTTACTTGAGGCTAAAAAGCATGATGAGCTACTCGCTAAGAATGGCTCTCAACGCCCAGTTGGGGCACAACCTTTACCTGAAGTTCATATGAATGTCGCGAATAGACAGAAGTTTGATGGTGCCTTTAGAGGCAATCAATCAAATGTCCAGAACAAGCGAAAGCGCATTAGGAACAGGAGGTCTAGGAACTCAGACAAGGGAAAAGGCACTGCAAAGCCCAAGCATGATAAATCTCTGCTTTGCAACAAGTGTGGATGCTACACGCACCCCACCGACAAGTGCAAGATCCCAAAGCATCTGGTTATGTTGTACCAGCAATCTCAGGGACGCAAAGCACCTCAAGGGAAGAGGTTCGAAGCCAATTTCAACCTTCATTCAGACAGCACCAATGGAGCCGGTAgttcgcacgacgttcctcctggacCGAGCAACACCATTGTGTTCCATCAACCAGAGGACCTTGCCGACACGGAAAACATGATGATTGAGTACACCTCAAACGAAGTGTTTGGAGACTTTGACTAGTCCCACAATCTCCATAGTGATCTATTTAGCTATGTCCATTTGTGATGTTGTAATAAGAATATAAGTATTGTTGTTGTCCTTATATTGTATCAGCACATTTGATATAATAAGATTGTAATTGTACTAACATATTTGATATAAATAAGATTGTATTCTATGTATTTACATGACATTTTCTTATTGAAAGTTCTTTGTTTTATATATAGTTCTCTACGGTGACAATCCGATGGAAGAGGAATTATGCCTTGTGGATAGTGCAACCACAAACTCCATACTGAGGGAGATGAAATATTTTCAAACTCTGGAAAAGATGAATGGAGATATTCTAACTATCGCTGGACGCGATACGGTAATCGTTGGCACTGGACGTGCCATATTTACCCTCCCAGGTGGTACACAAGTGACAATTGAGGATGCTTTGTTgtatgagagaattccttatttggccttCTCTTAAAATTTGGTTCCCTTTTTGGCCCTAAaagatctttttttccttttctgacaCTCAAACTTCATTTTGTTCCCTCTATGACATTTCCGTCAGTTTTGCAAACTAACACCGTTAAATACAACATGAAAAGTCCATTTTACCCCTGGTGTATTTTGTGACCAAAATGGAAGCCAAAACAGTGGCAATATGAACTGGAATATATTACCAAATGAAACAAAATCTGCAATTATCCCCTGTACAGTACAGTACACACATGCACAAATTTCAATTGAAAATTTGGACAGAGCCTCCCTTGTATTTTGGAGGCATATCCCGTGTACAGTACACATATGCACAAAAAACACACATAATTGCTCCAGGTTCACATATATGCAAACATCCCACATAGCTGGTCATCTACACACATTCAGGTTCACATAAAAGTGACATACAATAGTCCAGGTTCACATAAAGATGACATAATAGCCCAGGTTCACAACAGGTCGCATATAGCACGTAAAGAGGGTTCACAACAGGTCGCATATAGCACGTAAAGAGCCAAGGTCCACACATATATCACATAAACAGCTCAGCTTTCAAAATGAGACATGATACGGAAAGTAATGACATGAGAATCACAAACTAAGTCTCCTTTTGCTTCGTGTGCTCATTGCAGGGCTAGCAGGGTTGAATTTCTTGCTGCGTGTACCCATTGCAGGGCTGTCAAGTGGCACCATAGGAAGGTGTGGAGTAATTTCAGCAACCTCTTTGCTTTTTCTTTTGGCATGTACCTTCACAGCAACATGTGTTTTCTTTTTGGCAACATCATGTTCGCCACAAATGGGTTGTGTTCCTGATCTAGACATACACGTACATGACATACAGGTAGCCCAAGTTAACAATAGAATAATGCATAACATAACATTAGAACTTCGAAACTACCATAGGTTACCTTTTTGCTCCTCCGGATCCAGATTTaccacctttccctttttccttGGTTGTTTTCTCCAAGATTTGGCTATGATGAGAAGAATGCACTTAGAACACAAAGGCATAATTAATTATATTTAATTATGAGCATGGTTGTTGCTAACCTTGGCGGAAAACGCATGGCTGATGGAGCATCATCCTCGCAAGGCACAATTGATGATTGAGCTGATTTTGTGGTCTTTGTCCTCTTCTTTGGTGGTCCTCTACATGAGCATCAAAAAAATAGTTAACATGTATGGTTTTTACAAAAAAAAATGCAAGTGATGCAATATACAATAAAATTCATTACCTCACAGCTAAAATAGCGGCAATGTCATCTGGGTTACCCTTCTTGCATTTGTGCCAATGATGCCCATAGTCCTTGCAAATAGGGCATAAGTGTTGGccgctttttcttttcttctcactGCAGCCTTTATACCTCTCAGTTTTAGGCCTACCCAATGTGGCTTTTAGTAGTGGTGGAAACATGAAGAATCCATGGTCTGATTTAGGCCACTGGTTCTTGTCAACCATGGCAGGGATTAGTTGGTCATAAGCTGCTCTAAATTTGTGAATGGAGTAACACAAGTCCACATAGTTCTCTATGCGTGCATTGGTAAGAGATGTGATAAATGCTAGACCATGTTTGCAAGGAAGGCCAGAAACTTCCCATTGTCTACAAGAACATGTCCTGTCAAGCAAGTTGACCACAAACCTAAAGCCGCTGCCTCCCAATGCGGTTACTTCAGCAACTTCTTCTGAGCTTTCAACCACCTCCAAGTTTAATTCTCTGGTCTTTGCATTCAACTTCTTAATTATGTGGGGAAGAATCAACCCAACTAACTTTCTTGCTACCTTTCTCCTTCGGTTCCACATGATCATAATCAATTGCCTAAGCTTATCAAAGAAGTCGTCCAAGTTCAAGGACTTGTGATGCTTAATCCAATTATTGAAGCACTCAGCCAAGTTGTTTGTAACATAATCCACCTTGGAAATTGTTGAGAACTGACTCCTAGACCACAACCTAGTGTGCCACTTCCTAAGATATGCAGTTGCCGTTGGCTTTGCTATGTCCATTGCAACCCAATTTTTCTCAAATAAATATGGGTTCCATGAGTAAGCAGCAGCCCAAAGGTGGTCATCAAAAACCTTTCCATGAAACTTCTTCTTGAAGTTGGACACCAAGTGAAACATACATTCCCTATGTTCAGCCTCTGGGAACACTTCTTTTACACCGGTCATCACTGGCTGCCCAGCGTCGGTGCATATGGTTAAACCCCTTGGGGATCCTATGGCTTGCCTAACCAATTGCATGAACCAGATCCAGTTCTCATTAGTTTCAGAATCAAAAACACCCATACAGACTGGATACATCCAACTATGGCCATCAACGGCGGTAGCACTAGCCAGTTGCCCCTTGAATCTGCCTGTCAAGAAGGTGCTATCTACTGCCAAGTATGGCCTGCAACCACTAAGGAACCCGTCGATGCAAGGCTTCAAAGCGACAAAAAATCTCTTAAATCTGATTTTATCTTTTATTGTGTGGTGCTCAATTATCACTATGCTACCGGGGCAGCACCTTTCAATTTGTGCCTTAAAACTATACAGATTATCAAAGCTTGTATCCCAATCACCATATAGTTCCTTCAAGGCTAGCAGCTTACCCATGTATACTCTCTtgtacttgatgttgattccatggTGCTCTTTAAGCTTCTTTCGCAATGCCTTTGGTCCTAGAGTTGCATCCTCAATTAGCCAATCCTTCACGTGCTCACATATCCACCGCTTGGTTgcattctttatcttctttttcctttttgtaCTTGAGCAATCATGACCACAAGAGTTCTTTCTCACCTACAAAAGACAAACATAGATAATTAGTAAAGATCTTTTAACAATTTAAGCACACATGAGTAAAGTTAGAAATTACCATTACGGTGCACCCATCTTCCATTGTAGAAGCATATATCCTCC encodes:
- the LOC119350336 gene encoding uncharacterized protein LOC119350336, whose product is MEEGVADAATGGGMDGAVEGVADAAPVSASGGHGGEATGGHGGEAKGVHAGEAEGVPGAPLEGVHGGEAEGAPGAAPEGGHGGEAEGGSGATASDASAPAWLQGMDPNSTYLLKIKLLGNPKKARKDIKCFCYDKVIDSDLTNYKDLVESIVEQYSPRYLEVAHVQYYDPFLKIYPEVTSDQELVSMFEKLSKTKVVHLFVAYCDPSEPYEPITEWHIDVHIQPSITEQDDDDYLRNPIPENEHVGVDEENIYLDDDDYDKLDPLIMVPCSDKERDEDYVPDHESEDVSEDESDEEVEEDEEVHEAEHAPHLEYDKLDPPMTEGRKYPNMAEFKLALSQHAIKHEFEFNTEKSAPHRFRAYCSRRDEDKCPWRIYASTMEDGCTVMVRKNSCGHDCSSTKRKKKIKNATKRWICEHVKDWLIEDATLGPKALRKKLKEHHGINIKYKRVYMGKLLALKELYGDWDTSFDNLYSFKAQIERCCPGSIVIIEHHTIKDKIRFKRFFVALKPCIDGFLSGCRPYLAVDSTFLTGRFKGQLASATAVDGHSWMYPVCMGVFDSETNENWIWFMQLVRQAIGSPRGLTICTDAGQPVMTGVKEVFPEAEHRECMFHLVSNFKKKFHGKVFDDHLWAAAYSWNPYLFEKNWVAMDIAKPTATAYLRKWHTRLWSRSQFSTISKVDYVTNNLAECFNNWIKHHKSLNLDDFFDKLRQLIMIMWNRRRKVARKLVGLILPHIIKKLNAKTRELNLEVVESSEEVAEVTALGGSGFRFVVNLLDRTCSCRQWEVSGLPCKHGLAFITSLTNARIENYVDLCYSIHKFRAAYDQLIPAMVDKNQWPKSDHGFFMFPPLLKATLGRPKTERYKGCSEKKRKSGQHLCPICKDYGHHWHKCKKGNPDDIAAILAVRGPPKKRTKTTKSAQSSIVPCEDDAPSAMRFPPSQILEKTTKEKGKGGKSGSGGAKRSGTQPICGEHDVAKKKTHVAVKVHAKRKSKEVAEITPHLPMVPLDSPAMGTRSKKFNPASPAMSTRSKRRLSL